The genomic DNA GAACCGTTCGGGTTTTCCCCGGCGTAGCGGAAGACGATCTGATTGTTTCGCTTAAGCTCCGCCAGGGTTTCGTCGTCGCAGTAATAGTTTCCCTCACCGTGGGCGATGGGGATGCGGATCGTCTCCCCCTCCCGGTAATCCCGGGTGAAGGGGAGCCGGGCGTTTTCCACCCGCAAAGGCTGAATGTCGCAGCGGAACTGCAGGTGATCGTTCCGCCTCATCGCTCCGGGAAGCAGCCCCGCCTCGAGCAGGATCTGAAAGCCGTTGCAGATGCCGACGACCAGTTTTCCCTTCGCGGCCGCCTCCCTCACGCCTTCCATCACCGGAGAAAAGCGGGCCAGGGCCCCCGTCCGCAGGTAGTCTCCGTAGGAGAAGCCGCCGGGGAGGATGATGGCGTCATAGCCGGACAGATCGGTCTGGGTGTGCCACACCCGATCCACGGGCTGATCCAGAACGTCCTCCACCGCCTTCACGCAATCCACGTCACAGTTGGAACCGGGAAAAACGGGAACGGCGAAGCGCATCAGACCCCCTCCTCCAGCGAGAAGGAATAGGTCTCGATGACCGGATTGGCCAGCAGTTGCTCACACATCGCCTTCACCCGTTCCTCCGCCGGCGCCGGATCATCGGCATCCAGCCAAACCTCCATCGTCTTCCCGATGCGCAAATCGGTCACTTCACCGAATCCCAGGGTGTGCAGCGTCCCTTTGACCGCCTCCCCCTGCGGATCCAACACGCCCGGTTTCAGTTTCACGGTAATCGTGGCCTTAATCACGGGTTTCTCCTCCCAGCCGTCGCCAAATTTCGCGGTACGCCTCCACCACGTCCCCCAGGTCCCGGCGAAAGCGATCCTTGTCCAGCTTTTCTTCCGTACCGGCATCCCAAAAGCGGCAGGTATCCGGTGAGATCTCGTCCGCCAGCAGGAGCCGGCCGTCCCGGTCCAGGCCGAACTCCAGCTTGAAATCCACCAGAATCACCCCGCGTCCCTCCATCAGCTCCATCAGCAGCCCATTGACGCGCAGGGCGATATTCTTCATCTCCTCCAGCTGATCCGGAGTCGCCAGCCGGAGCACGGCGATGTGATCCTCATTGATCAGCGGATCCCCCAGTTCATCGTTCTTGTAATAAAACTCCACCACCGGCCGGGGCAGGGGCGTCCCCTCCTCCAGCCCCAGCCGCTTGGCGAGGGAGCCGGCCGCCCGGTTCCGTACCACCACTTCCAAGGGAAGGATCTTAACCTTCCGGACCAGCTGCTCCGTCGGCGAGAGCCGGCGGACAAAGTGGTTGTCCACCCCGTTCTTGGCCAAATAGCGGAAAAAGAAAGCGCTGATCCGGTTGTTCATCTCCCCCTTGCCCGGGAGATTCCCCTTCTTCTTCCCGTCAAAGGCGGTGGCATCATCCTTGTACACCACCCGCACCACATCCGGGTCCTCCGTCCTAAACAGCTTTTTCGCCTTCCCCTCGTACAGCAGTTCACCCCGGTTCATGTCTTTCCGACTCCTCTCCAAAGGTTTGACCGCCCGATCACTCGTCCAACAGGCCCAGCCGGCGGAACAGGGTATCCACGTGTTTCAGATGGTATCGGTAGTCGAAACAGTCGGCGATCTCCTCCGGCGTGAGAACCTCGGAAATCACCTCATCCGCCTCCACCAGCGGGCGGAAGGGCCGCTGTTCCTCCCAGGCCCGCATCGCGAGTCGCTGTACCCGGTCGTAGGCCTCTTCCCGCTTCAAGCCCTTGTCGATGAGGGTGAGGAGGACCCGCTGGGAATAGATCAGGCCGAAGGTGCGCTCCATGTTCCGCTTCATGTTTTCCGGGAACACGGTCAGCTCCTCCACAATCCCCGCAAAGCGGTTGAGGAGGTAGTTGAGGAGGATCGTCGCGTCGGGCAGAATCACCCGCTCCACGGAGGAGTGGGAGATGTCCCGCTCGTGCCACAGGGGGACGTTTTCGTAGGCGGAAACCATGTGTCCCCGGATCACCCGGGCCAGGCCGCTCACATTTTCCGAACCGACGGGATTCCGCTTGTGGGGCATGGCCGAGGAGCCTTTTTGCCCCTTCTTGAAGGCCTCCTCCACCTCGCGGGTCTCGCTCTTCTGCAATCCGCGGATCTCGGTGGCAAACTTGTCCAAGGAGGTGGCGACCAGGGCCAGGGTGGCCATGTACGCCGCGTGGCGGTCCCTTTGCAGGGTCTGAGTCGAGATGGGCGCGGGCTCAAGACCCAGTTTCCGGCACACATACTCCTCCACGAAGGGATCGATGTTGGCGTAGGTGCCCACGGCGCCGGAGATTTTCCCCACCCGCACTTCCTCCATCGCCCGGACGAACCGCTCCCGGTTTCGCTTCATCTCCGCATACCACAGAGCCATTTTCAGGCCGAAGGTGGTGGGCTCCGCGTGCACCCCGTGGGTGCGCCCCATCATCACGGTGTCCTTGTACCTGAGGGCCTTTTTCTTCAGCACCTCCAAAAAGCGGTCGATATCCTCAAGCAAGATCCGGTTGGCCTGAAGCAACAGATAGGACAAGGCCGTGTCCACCACGTCGGTGGAGGTGAGCCCGTAATGGACCCATTTGGACTCGGGTCCCAGGGTTTCCGCCACCGCCCGGGTGAAAGCCACCACGTCGTGCCGGGTCTCCCGCTCGATCTCGTGAATGCGGGCGACGTCGATCCGGGCGTTTTTCCGGATCTTCTCCACGTCTTCCCGGGGAATCACCCCCAGCTCCGCCCAGGCTTCACAGGCGAGAATCTCCACCTCAAGCCAGGCGCGGAACCGGTTTTCCTCCGTCCAGATCTCTCCCATCTCGGGACGGGTATAACGTTCGATCATGATGTCCCAACCCTTTCTACTTTTCCCAAAGGCCGATTTGATGAATGATTTCAAGCGCCTCGTTCGCGTCCGCCAAAACCGTCACATGTCCCATCTTTCTTCCGTATCGGGCCTCCCGCTTCCCGTACAGGTGCACCTTCACCTCCGGAGGCAGGTAGGGCAGCTTTTCCAGCAGTCCGGGCAGGTGCTGCCCAAGAACATTGACCATGACCGCGGGGGTGAGCAGCCGGGGTGAACCCAAGGGCAGCCCGCATATCGCCCGCAGAAATTGTTCAAATTGAGAGGTGGCGCAGGCGTCGTAGGTGTAATGACCGGAATTGTGCGGGCGCGGTGCCAGCTCGTTGATCAAGAGGCGTCCGTCCTCCAGAAGAAACATCTCGACGGCGATCAAGCCCACAACCCCCAAGTGTTCGGCGGCGTCCCGGGCCAGCTTCTTCGCCTGCCGGGCGATCCCTTCGTCGATGGGAGCGGGAACGATCGTCCGGTGCAAAATATGGTCCCGGTGGATGTTCTCCGCCACGGGAAACGAGGCCGTCTCCCCCCGGATCCCCCGGGCCACCACCACCGACAGCTCCTTCTGAAAGGGGACGAACTGCTCCAGGATCAACTCCCGGCCCCCGGCGGAAAGATCGGTCCAGCTGGACGCCGCCTCCTCGGCGGAGCGGATGAGCCGCTGTCCCTTGCCGTCATATCCGCCGGTGGCCGTCTTCATGACGCAGGGAAGCCCCAACTCCTCAGCGGCCCGCTTCGCCTCCTCCGGATTCCTCACCGCCCGGAAGGGGGTGACCGGAAGACCGCCCGCCGCGAGGGACTCCTTCTCCCGCAAGCGGTGCTGTGTCACCTCCAGCAGCCGGCTTCCCTGGGGAAGCGCCGCCCGCCGCTCTAAACGCTTAACGGCTTCCGCGCTGACGTTTTCAAATTCATAGGCGATCACGTCGGCAGCCTCCGCCAGGGCCTCCGCTCCTTCCGGATCATCATAGCCCTTGGCGATGTGCCGGTCGGCCACCTGGCCTGCGGGGCAATCGGCGGCGGGATCCAGGGTGACGAAGCGGTATCCCATCTTGCGCCCCTCCAGGATCACCATTCGTCCCAGCTGTCCCCCGCCTAGGATGCCCACCACGCTTCCGGGGAGAAATACCCGTCCGGTGGACCGCTTCATCTCCGTTGTCGCTTTCACGGGCGATCACTCACTTTGTATACTGGTGAAAAGTTTTTGTCGGACGCCGGAAGGGAGCCTCGTGCTTCCCATGGGAATCCCTCGGCACCCTCCCGTCCCGTCATCCCTTCGCCTCCGGATCGGCCGTCTCCAACACGCGCCGGCGGATCTCCTCCCGCCGGGCGTTCAGGCGCTTCCGGACGGACGAGTCTTTGACGCCCAAAATCTCCGCCGCCAGGAGGCCGGCATTGACGGCTCCCGCCTCTCCGATGGCCACCGTGGCCACGGGCACGCCGCCGGGCATCTGCACGATGGAGAGCAGCGAATCCAAACCGTTCAACGCCGATGTCTTGATCGGCACGCCGATGACGGGCAAGACCGTCTTGGCCGCCACCATCCCCGGAAGGTGGGCCGCTCCGCCCGCTCCGGCAATGATCACCTCGATCCCCCGGTCCGCGGCTTCCTCCGCGTAGCGAAACATCTCATCAGGCGTCCGGTGGGCGGATACCACCCGCTTTTCGTGGGGGATCTCCAGCTCCGCTAGCACTTCCGCGGCCCGTTTCATCGTCGGCCAATCCGACGTAGAGCCCATGATGATTCCCACCAACGGCTTTTCCATGCTCCTCCTCCCCTATCCGCAGTATTTTCAACGGATGAATCTTATATTAGCCGATAAATCGGCAAGACACAGGGGGTGGCCGTCTTCTCCCGGCACAAAAATGGCCCGGACAAGGATTTCGGGCCACCGAAAAATCCACCGTCCGGGCGCATTTGCGCACGCCGAAAGGAGGATTTCCCCCATAGTCCGGAAATTTACGGTTTCCGGGTAGAGACACTCGGGCCCTATTCCCGAGCATATATGAGAAAAATCCCATCACCCACAGTGTAACAGCCCCGGAGGGGGAAGTCAACGAAAAAGACGAACATTAAAACGGTAATTATATCTAAGCGTTCGTTTTTATGTGATCATCTCCCTTTCCGGGTTGCCGATTTCGGCGAAATCCATTATAATATGGATAAAATGTTATGAATGACCATTCATTCATAAGCGGATCAAGCCCCACACGCCGCTGCACGAAAGCGGCGACACCGCAGCAACGGCCCTCAACGATTTTACCGAACCGGAGGCGAAGGCGTTGAACACTTCGGCGAAGCTGAAAGGCATCCATCGAATCACCCTGCCCACGCCCTTCCCCATCGGCCCCGTCAACGTTTATCTGGTGGAAAGCGAATCGCTCACCCTGGTGGACGTCGGCCCGAAAACGGATGAAGCGTGGGAAAGCCTGAAAAACCAGCTGCGGGATCGGGGCTACTCCCCTTCGGACATCGAGCAGGTCGTGCTGACCCACCACCATA from Planifilum fimeticola includes the following:
- the purE gene encoding 5-(carboxyamino)imidazole ribonucleotide mutase; protein product: MEKPLVGIIMGSTSDWPTMKRAAEVLAELEIPHEKRVVSAHRTPDEMFRYAEEAADRGIEVIIAGAGGAAHLPGMVAAKTVLPVIGVPIKTSALNGLDSLLSIVQMPGGVPVATVAIGEAGAVNAGLLAAEILGVKDSSVRKRLNARREEIRRRVLETADPEAKG
- the purB gene encoding adenylosuccinate lyase; amino-acid sequence: MIERYTRPEMGEIWTEENRFRAWLEVEILACEAWAELGVIPREDVEKIRKNARIDVARIHEIERETRHDVVAFTRAVAETLGPESKWVHYGLTSTDVVDTALSYLLLQANRILLEDIDRFLEVLKKKALRYKDTVMMGRTHGVHAEPTTFGLKMALWYAEMKRNRERFVRAMEEVRVGKISGAVGTYANIDPFVEEYVCRKLGLEPAPISTQTLQRDRHAAYMATLALVATSLDKFATEIRGLQKSETREVEEAFKKGQKGSSAMPHKRNPVGSENVSGLARVIRGHMVSAYENVPLWHERDISHSSVERVILPDATILLNYLLNRFAGIVEELTVFPENMKRNMERTFGLIYSQRVLLTLIDKGLKREEAYDRVQRLAMRAWEEQRPFRPLVEADEVISEVLTPEEIADCFDYRYHLKHVDTLFRRLGLLDE
- the purQ gene encoding phosphoribosylformylglycinamidine synthase subunit PurQ, yielding MRFAVPVFPGSNCDVDCVKAVEDVLDQPVDRVWHTQTDLSGYDAIILPGGFSYGDYLRTGALARFSPVMEGVREAAAKGKLVVGICNGFQILLEAGLLPGAMRRNDHLQFRCDIQPLRVENARLPFTRDYREGETIRIPIAHGEGNYYCDDETLAELKRNNQIVFRYAGENPNGSVDDIAGIVNREGNVLGMMPHPERAVHSWMGSADGVRFFTSMLKYWRESGAA
- the purK gene encoding 5-(carboxyamino)imidazole ribonucleotide synthase is translated as MKRSTGRVFLPGSVVGILGGGQLGRMVILEGRKMGYRFVTLDPAADCPAGQVADRHIAKGYDDPEGAEALAEAADVIAYEFENVSAEAVKRLERRAALPQGSRLLEVTQHRLREKESLAAGGLPVTPFRAVRNPEEAKRAAEELGLPCVMKTATGGYDGKGQRLIRSAEEAASSWTDLSAGGRELILEQFVPFQKELSVVVARGIRGETASFPVAENIHRDHILHRTIVPAPIDEGIARQAKKLARDAAEHLGVVGLIAVEMFLLEDGRLLINELAPRPHNSGHYTYDACATSQFEQFLRAICGLPLGSPRLLTPAVMVNVLGQHLPGLLEKLPYLPPEVKVHLYGKREARYGRKMGHVTVLADANEALEIIHQIGLWEK
- the purS gene encoding phosphoribosylformylglycinamidine synthase subunit PurS, which translates into the protein MIKATITVKLKPGVLDPQGEAVKGTLHTLGFGEVTDLRIGKTMEVWLDADDPAPAEERVKAMCEQLLANPVIETYSFSLEEGV
- the purC gene encoding phosphoribosylaminoimidazolesuccinocarboxamide synthase, with the translated sequence MNRGELLYEGKAKKLFRTEDPDVVRVVYKDDATAFDGKKKGNLPGKGEMNNRISAFFFRYLAKNGVDNHFVRRLSPTEQLVRKVKILPLEVVVRNRAAGSLAKRLGLEEGTPLPRPVVEFYYKNDELGDPLINEDHIAVLRLATPDQLEEMKNIALRVNGLLMELMEGRGVILVDFKLEFGLDRDGRLLLADEISPDTCRFWDAGTEEKLDKDRFRRDLGDVVEAYREIWRRLGGETRD